The nucleotide window GGTTCGTGTTGTTCAACCGTCAGTCGCGACTAGAGGCTGGTTTCTAGGGGTCTGATCCACGGATATGGACCACGGTAtatggtctgacctacggtctgttGGTCCGGCCGTGGGTCGACCCCTAGATGAAATTTTGGGCTAAGTTTTAGGGGAGGTTGGTGATGCAGACCACAAACCACTAGCACAGGccatgggtcaccctacggtctaTGGGTTGCGACCGTTAGTCGCACCTGTAACTTATTCAAATATGCAATGAGATCTGTTTTTAGATATACGGTGTTACAATTATTGTATGAAGTAGCCTTTACCGACATAGATatcatgaacttctagcttaactGGATTCCACTAGCTGATGTCTATCTAAACAATAATCCTATGGGGGTACATAGGTAAGGGTTAAGGATATTTCTTCTAGAAACCAGCCTCTTCTAATgggagagcctccatctcaatatcctctcggtgctaagtatatTTCCCCCGGAGtagtcattttcttaacttgttcttattattCATGGAAGTCCACGTCATCTTGGCAATCCAAGCtaagtttcattaggatagctctttatctttgattcatttaggtgagaaaacctttcacaatcatgctttcatgtgtatatgattAATCCTTtgaacaacacaacaacaacatcatcattgatacttcactctcaaagcatccttaaaaaaattcatatatttcataaaaacatgcatagTTCTATAATTCAGCCTTCCAACGTTCAAAACACACTTTCAATCATAAACATCTAAAACACATGGGTTacacatgggttcatggaaattcatcataattcatgtaattctaccaattcatgcttgatttcataaaaatcttctttcataatccaagACCCACATTATATGCTCGCAACCAGTAAATCATAGGGATTACGTGGGTTTATAGGGGAATCATcctaaaatcatagtatttcatcaattcatccataagagatcataattcaatcatttaaataataatgaaGAGAACCCATTCCTAACTCAGttggatttctaactttgaaataagAGAATTTTTGAACTCCCTGAATGAAAGGAATCCacggatgaaaactatcatacttTACTATCAAAGCCCAAAAGCAATCGAAAAATGAAGGCTTGATCTTGAACCTTagcttgaatcttcttcttcaaccttctaGGGAGAGAAATACATTTGGGAGAGAAAGACTCAACTTCTTTTGGTGatgtcatgccccgaggctaccccctggacACGAACACGGGACCTATGATCCCGAACGACCTTAACCTAACACTACTgcaaaaatcataaacatactAAGAATAAACTGAGCAATTAAAACTgtgcagaagctaaatcatatagAGGTcagaaatgatggggaatacccatatactataatattaaatgaaaacTGAAAGAAAACAAACGTTGTGACTAAACCTAAAACTAACTGtgtgaaataagcctctaaactgactagaaattttgggaaatgccccaactagatctagcaaaaacataaactaaagctaaaagcgagaaagataaacatgtcactactCCTCAAggaatgaggactcactactgATGTTTCTGAACTAAAGATCGACAACCGATCTATCTGTGATCTGACTATTGAGGACCTGAACGTACATCACGAGaggatgtagcacagagtatgcgcTAGTACTTAAAGGATATTGAGCATGCAGGACACAGTAAagttgaaataaacatatagttgaacaagcaataaagcaatagTATAActtgaacatgatatagataatgAATATTGAGGTAACTAAATGCAGTGACCGATTTATAACATATTGTAATTGCATACTGACTATACTGAATTGTGCTCAGTGCAATGGAAGCTGACTGAATTATAGGAGCTACTAATTactgataataaaaccacatgagctaaatgtggagtcttaTGTATATGCCCCATTGAGAGGAACCAATATACCCTTccagaggtataaaggcatgctaGCGTGAACaataaaatgatgcccacagaggggacttacaaatAACGTGTCTCATCGTTCTAGGACTATATGAGTGACTGACActagtccaacttggtattaagctactcccaatagattaaatgaCCAACACATTATGATTGACTTTCTGTATTATACTAGATAGCCCAAATTGACATGCAAACTAAGAATGCACAATAATATAATGATATTGACACATTCAAAACTGAGGCAcgtatatctgaaataactgaaatatctggcCTAGCATGTATAATTCAAGAACATAATAATTACATAGCTAAGAATatgaaattcatgcaagaaaccAAGTAATAACAtcataatttgatttggaacatttaaataactaattcatgataatctgctgaagttctagaaaccctaggtctagttaatagtaaggaatcaagaatctagctgaattctagggacctaatgggtgaaaggaacccactagtgaaatcccacatgcctggtgacaaattccattcagaaatctttcgatttagGGGTTAGATATGGAGGAAACTTGTTGTGTTCTTAAACTAGTGTTGCTCacctctttctccttcttcacTTATAAATGTTTTCGAAGTTTTggttaatgatttgacttaggtaagttctaattatgtttctaggctaaaagtGACTAATACCACGCAGTTTAGGGGTGaaatgatgtagtttaggtGCCCAATGCATAAGGTAAAAGACCGAAATAACCCTACTTAAAAATCTGACGGGCGGACCATGCCCACTTTCACGGACCATGTGAGAGACCACGCATCGTGAAGGTCCCTGTGGTCCTCACTTAGTCAAACGGTCTAAGGGTTCTTGGGTTTGATCCAAGAGCCCCTACCATGGCCTATTTGGAGGACCACGGACCGTAAAGGTCCCCATGGTCCTCAATTGGGCTGAGTTTTGGAGACGTAGGTCTAGGGGTCAACTGGTTACACTTTCACGGATGCCCCCACAACCCATTATGaagaccacagaccgtgaaggtCATTGTGGTCCTTACTTGGGCGAGGGGTGTTTGATGGCTAGGCTAGAGGGGCTACTATCTAGATATCATAGACGCCACCACGACCCATCGTCAAGGCCACGGACCGTGAAGCTACCCGTGGTCTAATGTTTGGGCCTGGTGAATGCCTAGTCATGATCATAGGCAGGTCAACAGACTGTGAACCCTATCACAGTCCGTGAACCATGTCGTGGTTCACTAGTTCAGGTaatatcttcaaatttttttctgggtttggttttcgaggtgttacaatatttcccccttgggaacattcgtcctcaaattaAGGTTAAACCAGCTAAAATGGAGGGAAGGAgttgcaaaccctaccactaaataCTACAGACTGATCTAtcactgaactaagttccaagaacaagCAAATATggtgaaaatgcaagtacaaactgaaagaacttgatactaagactgaatttacgcacGAATGACTGAAAAAGTGAATAGGAACTAgtacctcaagctggagtggaatcgaaaggaaagaggtgagaATATTTGGCCTTCAtggttgcttctgcttcccaagtagcttgctctacagactgactccttcacaaaaccttgactaaagtgacttctttgtttctaaACCTTCAAACCTAACGATCAAGGATTTCAACTGGTGTCTCTTTATAAGTGAGACaatccttcacagccacactttctaaaggtacaatagatactggatcacccacacatttcttcaacagcGAAATGTGGAAAACTAGATGCACTGATGCTAGTCatgttggcaactctaactcataagccactttaccaacccttttcaagatcaTGTAAGGGTATATATATGTAGGACTCAACTTcgctttctttccaaatctcataaccccgttcataggtgacacttttaggAAAACCTAATCATCAAGTAGGAACTCTAgctcccttctccttacatttgCATAAGTTTTTTTGGCGACTTTGTGCTATCTTAATTCTATCTCTAATGATTTGCACTTTATCTATCGCATCATGGACTGaatttggtcctatcaaggATGCTTCCCCtgcttcaaaccaaccaacaagagatctacatctacgcccatacaaggCTACAAAATGGGCCATCTGAATGTTGGAATGATAAcaattgttgtaggcgaactctataataGGAAGGTGATCATTCCAACTGCCCTTGAAATCTATCACACAACCTCTGAAAATGTCCTCTAAAGTATAAATGGTAGCTCTACCTGGCCATCCGTCTGcagatgaaatgttgtgctaatgttaacatgagtaccaagacctttctgaaatgacttccaaaaatgagaggtaaattgaggacatctatctgagatgatagacaaaggaaccccatgcaacctcacaatctctttaatgtaaagcttggcgtaggCCTCCGCCGAAtatgtagtcttgaccgccaaaaagtgTGAAAACGGAGTAACTGTATCAACTATCACcaaaatggagtcatgttgtctacgagtacgaggtaaaactgtgatgaagtccatgttgatcaatttccacttccaagtaggaatgtctaTATTATGTGTCATACCTACGGATTTCAGATGtgctaccttgacttgctggcaattggagAACATAGCcagaaaatctgctatatctcttttcatgccaatccaccaatagacttcccgcatatcacggtacatcttagtggtgcCTGGATGAATACaatatctggaattatgggcttctgcaagaatctaCTTTCTCAACTCACCCATCTTAGGAACACATACTCGACCCTGTTAGCGAAGCagaccatctcccccttgggaaaaaACCTCCACCCTCTGCTAGTGGACTGCCAATGAAGATTATgcggtctatctttgagaaatgactagccccctgaaattggtcaaacaagtcagtaatcctggggatgggatacttattcttgattgtgaccttgttcaactacctATAGTCAATGCTCATTTTCagagaaccatttttcttcttcacgaacaatactggtgcaccccatggagaaTAACTAGGTCTGATAAaccccttatctagaaggtctttcaactgctctttcaattccttaagctatGATGGAGTCGTTCTATAAGGATGAGTAGAGATAGGATGGGTATCTAGAAGGAGATCAactccaaagtcgatttccttTCCAGGAGAAACTACAGGAAGATCTTCTAGAAACTCATTGACTATTGGAACTggctcaagagttggggtttcagtaCTTGAATCCTTAACGCGAagtagatgatagagataacccttagagatcatctttctgccctagaggtaagaaatgaattgacCCAAGGCGCTAGgttactacccttccattctaataTTTGTTCATCTGGATATTGGAAACGAACAATCCTATTTCTACAATCGAccgaggcataacaggaatgtggCAATCCATGCTTAGACTGATATTGAAGTCTGtaatttctaactctacaagatttgttgaggtgactttctgagagattgtgatagggcaatttctgtaCACCCAtgtagctataactgggtcactgACTGGAGTAGaaactgagaaaggttctgagagagtttctgggcTAATGCTGAATTAGAccgctatataaggagttacagaAGCCAAAGTATCCCTTGGcactaacaatgcataaacatcaagatcaacgACTCGTAACGTTCCAGTGattacatcaggagaatcttcctgatcctggcaAGCTTGAAGATCATATAACCTATTTTGGTGTTGTGCGCCACCTGTACCaaatgagttaccctgctgagttgggcgacctgCTGGCACTACTAAAGGTGTAGACTGaactctaccattattacctcTTTAACCTtgtctagaaggacaatctctcaacctgtaaccagactgaccacacccaaagcatccttcttTTCGTACAAGGTACTCACCTAGATGGTTCTTTAGTTAGGAATGTTCAGGTGCCTGAAACAATACCTTGACTCTCAGAGCCTAATACCCTACCTTTTCAATCGTTACAAAACTTGGGGAATGGAACACTAGATGATAAAGGtgctggagtcgaagactttTGCTGAAATTGTGAACAATTTCCACCACTcgatttctgttgagaatagtCATAGTTGCCTGTCCTACATTTCTTACTATCCTGAGCAGGAGTcctgagcctagagatgttcatattttccaacaacatagcattcatGCACTATGTTTTCACTAAGTCCGACACTCTATATAGAAAATTATTCATCTGAGTCTTGGAATCAGCGACCATATGAGAaacatacctggagagttgggtaaacttaatcccatactcttggactgtcatgTTACCTAGcctcaagttcataaattcccAAGCTTTTGCCTCCCTTAGCTCTTCTGGGAAAAGCTTGTCCAAAAAGGTCTGACTAAAGCAATCTTAAGTCATAGGAGTtgcatctgtacccctgttctccttccactaaGTATAcaagatatgagctacatcatTAAATTGATacgatgctaactcaacccgataaTTCCCAattacttgcatcactccaaagatcttctaGAGCTCATCAaagaagttttggggatcctcatCAACCTGCGATCCTACGAACTCTGACAAATTCATCATAAAGAAATATCGAACTCTTGCTGCTGCTTACCCAAAAATAGCATTTGTCGGAACAGGAGCCcactgattgttctggttggccacACTCTTAGAAAACATCTGAATGGAGTTCCCGAATTCTTCATTCGAAACTTCTTGATCTGGGACTTGAGGAGCACCGTTTGCATTCCTAGCATTCTCATACCTAGTGTTATCGCTACGAGAAGGCATCATATGAAACGTAGAACGTCT belongs to Solanum stenotomum isolate F172 chromosome 1, ASM1918654v1, whole genome shotgun sequence and includes:
- the LOC125856906 gene encoding uncharacterized protein LOC125856906, which codes for MPSRSDNTRYENARNANGAPQVPDQEVSNEEFGNSIQMFSKSVANQNNQWAPVPTNAIFGLRTPAQDSKKCRTGNYDYSQQKSSGGNCSQFQQKSSTPAPLSSSVPFPKVQSTPLVVPAGRPTQQGNSFGTGGAQHQNRLYDLQACQDQEDSPDVITGTLRVVDLDVYALLVPRDTLASVTPYIAV